One Archangium lipolyticum DNA segment encodes these proteins:
- a CDS encoding diiron oxygenase: MDQVDPVDKLLRRQIKLFEHAHRTPIELKGFGLTMKREGIDKSKLYCNPDFLLLPLRECPYLSTLRPEQLSVLTAYYFARAYSEIATSESVALRYNMEASAAVFPLYSDNYMVLFHETAEEFDHIITFRNVCQALIGRGDVIGGEFFPHLKAVPAMLERYRGKLCDNGFGSMYLLMRYILNLALKQLEGFMTAGLDEKVASPLALQIVAGHAEDEARHLTTSLELGIGLFRRATPRSRELISGAMRITMYSMIDKRFSGDAAATWNFETGLGVLQRALQHPEFADFPLSAEALRDLWASEGIAIPASAEFERSRRWIAGQLRRLAESMELALTPQGEAFERYLTYAQGPA; the protein is encoded by the coding sequence GTGGATCAGGTAGACCCGGTAGACAAGCTGTTGAGAAGGCAGATCAAGCTTTTCGAGCACGCCCATCGCACGCCCATCGAGCTCAAGGGATTCGGCCTGACGATGAAGCGGGAGGGCATCGACAAGAGCAAGCTGTATTGCAACCCGGACTTCCTGCTCCTGCCGCTGCGCGAGTGTCCCTACCTCTCCACGCTCCGGCCCGAGCAGCTCTCCGTGCTGACCGCGTACTACTTCGCGCGGGCCTACTCGGAAATCGCCACCTCGGAGTCGGTGGCGCTGCGCTACAACATGGAGGCGTCCGCGGCGGTCTTCCCACTGTACTCGGACAACTACATGGTCCTCTTCCACGAGACGGCGGAGGAGTTCGACCACATCATCACCTTCCGCAACGTATGCCAGGCGCTCATCGGGCGCGGAGATGTCATTGGCGGAGAGTTCTTCCCCCACCTCAAGGCAGTCCCGGCCATGCTCGAGCGGTACCGGGGGAAGCTGTGCGACAACGGCTTCGGCTCCATGTACCTGCTGATGCGCTACATCCTCAACCTGGCGCTCAAGCAGCTCGAGGGCTTCATGACGGCCGGCCTCGACGAGAAGGTCGCCTCGCCGCTGGCGCTGCAGATCGTCGCTGGCCATGCGGAGGACGAGGCCCGGCACCTCACCACCTCGCTCGAGCTGGGGATCGGCCTCTTCCGGCGCGCCACGCCCAGGTCGCGTGAGCTCATTTCAGGGGCGATGCGCATCACGATGTACTCGATGATCGACAAGCGCTTCTCCGGGGATGCGGCGGCCACCTGGAACTTCGAGACGGGCCTGGGCGTGCTCCAGCGGGCGCTCCAGCACCCCGAATTCGCAGACTTCCCGCTCAGTGCCGAGGCGCTGCGCGACCTGTGGGCGTCCGAGGGCATCGCCATCCCCGCCAGTGCCGAGTTCGAGCGCTCGCGGCGGTGGATCGCGGGGCAGTTGCGCCGCCTGGCCGAGAGCATGGAGTTGGCGCTGACGCCACAGGGCGAGGCTTTCGAGCGGTATCTGACCTACGCGCAGGGCCCCGCATAA
- a CDS encoding 2Fe-2S iron-sulfur cluster-binding protein yields the protein MSSERSGQEVELQVGDAVLKVRSGEMLMDICEHHQTCVMFSCRSASCGTCAIVVEQGMENLSPMDGLEAIVVEEVSEGRPNVRLACQVRILGSACVRPLP from the coding sequence ATGAGTTCCGAGCGGAGTGGGCAGGAAGTCGAGCTTCAGGTGGGTGACGCGGTCTTGAAGGTCAGGTCCGGGGAGATGCTCATGGACATCTGCGAGCATCACCAGACGTGCGTCATGTTCAGTTGCCGCTCGGCTTCCTGCGGCACGTGCGCCATCGTTGTCGAGCAGGGCATGGAGAACCTCTCTCCCATGGACGGGTTGGAGGCCATCGTCGTCGAGGAGGTGTCCGAAGGACGCCCCAATGTGCGTCTGGCGTGCCAGGTGCGGATCCTTGGCTCCGCGTGCGTACGCCCTCTGCCGTAG